ACTATTCAGATGGTATGAAGTCATTTATGTTCACTACCAGTGTAAAGACTTATGGACCATATGGAGAATTGGTCAGTTTGGTGGATTTCATGGAAGATTCAACGAACCTGATGACCTCAAGTCAGTTGGAGTTTATGTTAAACCACATTAGTATAACATGggtttatttatagaaaaaaaaatggaaatactcatattttttaaattttttatcagatttataatatttttttaaatttttattgtgttaaaatattaataatactttttaaattttttacatattataattttagttatttttgaaaaaaacaGCTGAAAACAACTaaattgtaaattaaaaaaaaaaacagtatttttgaaaaaaaaaaatacacagTAAGAATACGATATTTTTCTTGAGAATTGCTTAGCTCTCATAATAAAGGATTTAATtcttacataaaataaattaacaattgGCAACATTTATTTGGGGTCCCTTTTTTTAGACATATATTCTTTTGTCCttgaattcaattaatttatttttctaaaaacagAAACATActcaagaaaaatatgaatgaATGAATTATGAGGCCttctttattatatagatGTAGACTTGTTCTTCTCTTTATTGTATTCGAATTTAAATTGACTTATTCTATTTGAATAggtaatttaagaaaatttttatcttttaaatttatatctatagatttattaaatttatatttattaattttaaataattaaatatacatgttacTTTTTCCATTATATGTTTGGGGTTTAGCATTTGTTTGATGTTGTTAATCAACTTTGAAATGAACAAACACTCTATATATCTTTCTTACCCATTTGGAGAAGAATTGTTATTTTGGCTCATTTAATCTTCTCATTGTGATTATGAGAGTGGACCGTTCCTTTAATTGCCACAGCTCATGAAAGATATCTATTATAATTATGGATTTGGAGAATTAAACATGTTTAGACTTTCTAGAACCAAAGAGATTTAGTGACCCCATTATTAGTCGGCCGGCCGCAAGAGACTCCTCAACTATCTTGGTCAAAGTCAATCATGgaaactttctttctttatttttttctctagtTATTAAATGCCAATGTATAGTTAGTTTCTTACACTATAAAGATGATATATTCCGAGtaatatttgaataaaaaacttcaactaaaaatcttgattttttattcattataatttctaatctATTTCTATTAGAAACTAAACAATACAAAATTGTTTCAATGCATCATACTTGACATTAGGTTAATGATATATTAGTAAAgtttaatgatataaaaaatttaaatttttacatttaattGCGAATTCAgtccattttttaaattgttatttaaatGATCCGAtctatctaattaattataattataaccaaattaaaatttcaggTGTGAATGACAAATGAAAAtcataaactaaaaagaagaatgaagGGTTAAGtcatttcttttctcactTTTGACgtgattttatgatttttttttttaaaatattgataaagtaaaatgataTTAGTATTTAGAGTTAAGAAGGTAGCATCCGATTTTGAtcgaaattttaatttggctataattgaaattaattagcTAAATCGAgctatttaagaaaaaatttaaaagaataaccaaatttataaaaagtgataaatgtttgaaattttaatgtcATTAAGTCTATTAGTAATTGGAGGATCAACaatgattcttttttctttttattttatattaatattttaataatgatcTTCTATTATGGAGTGAGTGTTGAGTTATTATGTAGGAGGTCTTCCATTACGGGTGttaaattttctctttatgaaaatggtgaagaaagataaaatatcaATCCGATATCCAAACAATTAGACTCGTTAAGAAGCACCTGTAAAGTCAATATGTAATTTAGTACTATAAAGTGAAACGCTTTTCCCATAAACTTGGAACTACTACTTCTACAAAATTATAACATATAATTCTTAatgtttgatatttatttttattttttatatctcgATGTACTtgttaattttcattaataaaatatctataattattctaaaaaaagtAGTCTCACAGACTCATATGTTTAAATGAGAACTTCATTAATTTGTACAAGAATCCTAATTCTCAGTAGTTTTGCATTTGTTTCTCTTTTGATACTGCAACGTAtatattaagttaatttttttatttttttttcaaatattaggCAGCTCTTTAAGATTTCCTAATTAGCTTTACAATCTTAATTTACTCTGTGCCTCAATTGTGGACTTGTCAAGTCAATATAACTCATTTCTCACGTAACAGAATTTGAAAAGTATAAGAACCTTGAAAAGATTGATTTTCCATGACATTATcctttaaacaaaaataaaagtcacCATCACATACATAATTAAAAGCCAACCCTTAAGACAATTGTTAAATTGACTCTTAAGTGGTATGATCATAAATGAAAACCAGCTCTCTATATAAATCATAGAGCAACAGCAGATTTCTTCAACAAAAACCTTGGAGAAACAAAGCAAATAAGGCACTAAAACTAGCTACACCATGTCTCCCCACACTTTGATCCTCTCATTGCTAGTAACCCTAGCAACCATTCAAGGCAACTATGCAGTAGAATACACCGTGACCAACACTGCCGGTTCGACGGCCGGCGGGGCACGGTTCTCGGCCGAAATAGGAGAAGATTATAGCTTGCAGACACTGTCAGCTGCTACAGATTTTATATGGAGACTATTCCAACAACCCAATGCAGAAGATAGAAAAAATGTACAAAAGGTCAGCTTGTTTATCGATGACATGGATGGAGTTGCATATGCTAGCAACAATGAAATCCATGTTAGTGCAAGATACATAGGGGGCTATTCAGGTGACTTGAAAAGGGAATACACTGGTGTTATTTACCATGAAATGACACATATTTGGCAATGGAATGGCAATGGCCAAGCTCCAGGAGGACTGATTGAAGGAATTGCTGATTTTGTAAGGTTAAAGGCTAACTATGCACCTAGTCACTGGGTTCAGCCAGGACAAGGTGATAGGTGGGATCAAGGGTATGATGTTACAGCAAGGTTTTTGGATTACTGTAATGATCTTAGAAATGGTTTTGTGGCTGAGCTTAACAAGAAGATGAAAGATGGTTACAGTGATCAGTTCTTTGTTGATTTGCTTGGGAAATCTGTTGATCAGCTCTGGAGTGACTACAAGGCCAAATATGCAAAATAGTGGGTTTGGAGTTGAACAATATGAAGCTAATAAAACATTGAATCTCCATTAGCATACTAGAGTCAATATcaatgtattaattaaataaatttgcaaTAAAATTGTTGTCGTTTCCAATTATATGCAAAGTAAAACGagacaaaatttaattttcggAATTCGTATAAATAAGAATAGGAGCTTATTCCAGCTAGCTCCTATGAAAAAAGAACCATCTATTAGCTTATATATTGatgtaagaaaaagaaaatatataatccCTGTTTCAAGAACTTGAATGGGCTTTCCGCCATTATTGATGTTAACATGGTCGTTTATCTTGGTGGAATAACAATTTTCCGGATAAggtattatcttttaatagtgggaagcaaaataaaaatttaatttcaataccAAAAGGGTAAACCCCTAAACCAAATTTCCTCCTGTAGCGGTGAATGTGTGACGATTTTCTATTGTATGAGCTTGGGGATGGAAGATCCTTCTCTTTATTGTATGATCCTTGGCCTCATGATTGTGCTTTGATTAAGAGATATCCTATCATAAGCATTCCGGAAGCATGCAGCAGGTGCTGAAATAGTTTCCAAAGTGCTTTCCTGATGCTGTTAATTAGGATCAGTGCAGTGCTTTCCGGAAGCATGCTGATAATGTTGATGAACTTATTAGAGACAAGCAGAAAAAGATGACTTGGTGCAAGCTGCTTTGGGGACCAATGCACATCCCTAAAcatagtttaatttatatgcGCAGAACAAAATTATCTACAAAGAGCAGAACGAGAAGAAGATGGGGGCTATATGGGGATGATTTAAGCTCTTTGTTCTAAAGAGGATGTCTCGGCAAGTAAGGACTAAAGTGCAGGGATTTCCTGGTTCAGCAGAAAGACTAAAGCCAGGAATTTGCAAGGAAAGATGAGAAAAACTTGCTTTCTGCATGTGCAACAGTTTGTTCATTTCCTGCGGCAGGCTTGTAACCTGAAGATTTTTCAGAATACtgtattattaaataatggTGCAGATCAAAGTTTTCTTGAAGTTAGGCGTAGCAGATCACTCTGCTATGATCTCTTGGTTATAGGAATTTGTATGggcatttatttcttttgttcatttcCAGATATTTAAATGGTTGATGTTTTGAGCTAATAAGTTCGCAGTTTTGGCTTTTCACcaagaaaaagtaattaataatatattaatttgttttgcggtttttttttatgtaatttatttttttaataatataatagataaattttatttaaaatcattaaatttaacatCTTATACTtatgattttcaaatttaaattattttaaattttttttattcaaacgTGTTATATGTCCTCACTTATACATTAAAGTGATAAACGATTGCcacatattcattagttttaattaatagaatatgTGTCAATCACTCAATACTAACGTGTAAATTCATAATATATGTCACTCTCTTATTTATTACGGCGTATACATCAAATCtagataagaattttttaattattttaaaaaagaaatgttacATTGATGACGTTcttgtttaaaaaaattttatttaataatatatatatataattaattatgatatttctaAAGagtattttccatttttaaatattttgttcaGTAAAATATCAAACacattgaaaatattatattataatttatcaaattaacaacaactaattaaatttgaccaactaattcatatttatcaactattaattaatgaaaatatcaACTATCATTTGCTACAAACAACATCTAAATTAAACAATGTCTAAATCCCTCTGTCCTTCAAATTCACCCCAGTAAAAGATGCGCATTGAGCAGTGGAGATGTTGTAATTTGTACTGAGTGGCTTCACTTCTCACATTCTTACTTTCACAGGATGCTTATGTAATGTTCAATTACTGTCGTTCAATTCTGTACGAGACAGAAACTTCCTAATAAATAggacaattttattttatctttctttgatGTCAATTTCTAAACCAATACTGAAGAACCCACGTATTTTATACTCTCAAGTACAAACAGCTAATTCTTATCTACTAATTAATCactaataaatacaatttggATGTACAATCACTACATTAATATGAAACTTCATTGgttaaaaattgtaattttttaattatttattttttgatttagtattttaaaataatttatctttctaattacaaatatattccttagagtatcattttttctttaaatgaacatGTAATACAAaaccatttatatatatggagTATTACTCAATTGAAATTGTATAGTTAAAGAATAGATTTTCTAAAAACTTTCATTGGAAAACCTCTAAATATGTTTCTATACTATTTATATGCAAGTCATTTTTTACTGAAATTTGTTAATGCATTTGTAATCTTGtcaataacataaaaatacaaataaattctCAGACCAAAACCAGCCAAATGATAATTGGATCTAATAAGGATTGAATTGATTGgtacttttatttattcaccAACATTGATAAGAATAAGCACATACTACTTAGCCCTATTTCATATCTCTTACTCGCTGATTAGTATGTAAGTTATTACAATAACCCACTCCACTAACATCAGCTGTCTTTGGATTTCTACACACTCCACTCCATTCCACTAACACCTCTTTGTAATGGTGTAGTAAAGAATTGTGTGCTGAGTGGagaattttgttattttcatttgGCTCTTTCACTTGTCATTCTTAtgttagaatatatatttaatagccCTTGACAAACTCATTTTCTTGTCTTGTTTAGCCTGTGATCCTTTGATCTCagtaatatatgtatatgtctGTATCAATAGAACAATTTGTTTCTGGAAACTACAAAGACAATAATCCAATATAAAACCACATAGCCTTTACCTACCATTGCACCATATCAAGAAAAAATATGGGAGTCTCTTCTCTGGTTCAATATCAAGTGATCAACAAAGCAGAAACATCAACAGGTGGCGTCCGATTCGCAGGGGAAATCGGAGTTGAACTCAGCAATAAAACATTAACAGAAGCCACAGGATTCATATGGAAGCTGTTGGATTTAAACATCTtgagaaatagaaaatgtgCTGCAAGAATCAGCTTGATCATTGAAGATATAGATGGGGTTGCATACACAGAAGATAATGAGATGCATATTAGTACAAGATATATAGAAAATTGTTCAAGGGAATGTTTGAGAAGTGA
The nucleotide sequence above comes from Ricinus communis isolate WT05 ecotype wild-type chromosome 6, ASM1957865v1, whole genome shotgun sequence. Encoded proteins:
- the LOC8288103 gene encoding uncharacterized protein LOC8288103, yielding MSPHTLILSLLVTLATIQGNYAVEYTVTNTAGSTAGGARFSAEIGEDYSLQTLSAATDFIWRLFQQPNAEDRKNVQKVSLFIDDMDGVAYASNNEIHVSARYIGGYSGDLKREYTGVIYHEMTHIWQWNGNGQAPGGLIEGIADFVRLKANYAPSHWVQPGQGDRWDQGYDVTARFLDYCNDLRNGFVAELNKKMKDGYSDQFFVDLLGKSVDQLWSDYKAKYAK